CTTGCCTTCCTGAACTATTTACCTTATTCCAAACATTTCCATATCCTGTTTGCCTTTCCAAATACATATTTCTCTAACCTGGAGCCAAAGGGTGAATTTACAAATATGCAAAGCGTAACCAATGAGGTTAAAGCTATGCTGGATCCGTCCTTCACTCCCCCTGAGGCTGAAGCAGGTCGTTTCGGTGCAAAGGATGTGAATGACCTGTCATGGGTAAACCTGATGAATGCTTACACCTGTACCGAATGCGGACGTTGTACTTCAGTATGTCCTGCCAACATTACAGGCAAACTCCTTTCTCCACGTAAGATCATGATGGATACCCGTGACCGCATGGAAGAAGTGGGTAAAAATATTGATAAAACAGGCGCTGGTTTTGAAGATGGAAAATCATTAATTGATGATTATATCACCAGAGAAGAACTATGGGCATGTACAAGCTGTAATGCTTGTGTAGAGGCCTGTCCTATCAATATAGATCCGCTGGCAATTATTACAGACCTCAGAAGGTATGCGGTAATGGAAGAGTCTCAGGCTCCTGCAAGTATCAATGCGATGCTTGGAAATATTGAAAATAATGGTGCGCCATGGAAATATTCTCCGGCAGACCGTTTGAACTGGGCAAAAGAAAGTTAAATTTTAATCTATTACTCAAGCTGAATAATGAGCGAGAAACTAAATATAGAAGTGCCTACTATGGCAGAAATGATTGCCAGGGGCGAAGAACCTGAAATTTTATTCTGGGTAGGTTGTGCAGGCAGTTATGATGAACGCGCACAAAAAACAACACGGGATATTTGCAAAATCCTTCACCATGTAGGCATTAAATATGCCGTATTGGGAACGGAAGAAAGCTGTACAGGTGATCCTGCTAAACGTGCTGGAAATGAATTCCTGTTCCAAATGCAGGCCATGACCAATATCGAGGTATTGAATGGTTACAATATTAAAAAAATTGTAACAGGCTGCCCGCATTGCTTTAATACGATTAAAAATGAATATCCGGGTTTAGGTGGTAATTATGAGGTTATTCACCATACCCAATTAATTCAGGATCTGATTAACGATGGCAAGCTGAAAGCTGAAGGAGGCGAAAGCTTTAAAGGTAAAAAAATCACCTATCATGATCCTTGTTATTTAGGCCGTGGTAATGGTATATATGAAGCCCCAAGAAAAGCTTTAGAAGTTTTAGATGCACAATTAGTGGAAATGAAACGTTGTAAGTCTAATGGCCTTTGTTGTGGTGCAGGTGGCGCCCAGATGTTCAAAGAACCAGAAAAAGGGAACAAAGACATCAATATAGAAAGAATCGAAGAAGCACTGGAAACTAATCCAAGTATTATTGCAGCAGGTTGTCCTTTCTGTATGACCATGCTTAGTGACGGTGTTAAAATGAAAGATCAGAATCAAAATGTCCAGGTATTGGATATTGCAGAAATTACAGTACGCGCAAATGGGTTGTAATCCCCTTTTTATTACGTCAATAAATTCAGGCAGTAACGGCAATTGTTATTACGTAGGTAATGCAAAGGAGGCCGTGCTGATTGACGCTGGAATATCCTGCCGGGAAACTGAAAAACGGATGCTGCGTCTGGGTTTATCTATGGGCAAGGTGAAAGCTATTTTCATTTCGCACGAACATGGTGACCACATCCGCGGTTTAACTGTCATGGCGAAGAAATACCGTATCCCGGTTTATATCACTCCGGGAACAATTGGTAACAGCAAGCTGGAATTACCAGAAGATTTAATCAATTCATTCTTTAGTCACCAGG
The DNA window shown above is from Pedobacter cryoconitis and carries:
- a CDS encoding (Fe-S)-binding protein, whose translation is MSEKLNIEVPTMAEMIARGEEPEILFWVGCAGSYDERAQKTTRDICKILHHVGIKYAVLGTEESCTGDPAKRAGNEFLFQMQAMTNIEVLNGYNIKKIVTGCPHCFNTIKNEYPGLGGNYEVIHHTQLIQDLINDGKLKAEGGESFKGKKITYHDPCYLGRGNGIYEAPRKALEVLDAQLVEMKRCKSNGLCCGAGGAQMFKEPEKGNKDINIERIEEALETNPSIIAAGCPFCMTMLSDGVKMKDQNQNVQVLDIAEITVRANGL